The Peribacillus sp. FSL E2-0218 genome contains a region encoding:
- a CDS encoding iron-siderophore ABC transporter substrate-binding protein, which translates to MFRIKSLFTIFTIFAVFLLAACGNSGDKKSGTDTADKKEDTSYTIEHAMGSTDLKKAPKRVVVLTNEGTEALLALGIKPVGAVQSWLGDPWYDHIKADMDGVEVVGVEHEVNLEKIASLKPDLIIGSKIRQEAIYDKLSAIAPTVFSETLRGDWKENFKLYAKAVNLEDKGNDVIAQFDKHVEDLKAKLGDKVNQEVSIVRFMAGTTRIYYTDSFSGVIFDQLGFKRAEQQKELFTADNKLGNLAIEVGKEVIPKMDGDILFYFTYAPEGDKQALSTAKEWTNDPLWKNLDAVKKGNAHEVSDATWNTAGGVIAANKMLDDLEKIMLEK; encoded by the coding sequence ATGTTCAGGATCAAGTCATTATTCACAATTTTTACAATATTCGCAGTCTTCCTGCTTGCAGCGTGCGGAAACTCGGGAGATAAGAAGTCAGGAACTGACACTGCTGATAAAAAAGAGGATACAAGCTATACAATCGAGCACGCAATGGGTTCGACTGATTTGAAAAAAGCGCCAAAAAGAGTAGTCGTTTTGACGAATGAAGGTACTGAGGCATTACTCGCTTTAGGAATCAAACCTGTTGGTGCCGTACAATCTTGGCTTGGCGACCCTTGGTATGACCATATTAAAGCTGATATGGATGGGGTCGAAGTAGTCGGTGTGGAACATGAAGTGAACTTAGAGAAAATCGCATCACTTAAACCAGACTTGATCATCGGCAGCAAGATCCGCCAAGAAGCGATTTATGATAAATTAAGTGCAATCGCCCCGACCGTCTTTTCGGAAACGCTTAGAGGAGATTGGAAAGAAAACTTTAAGCTTTACGCAAAAGCCGTCAACCTTGAAGATAAAGGAAATGACGTCATTGCACAATTCGATAAGCACGTTGAAGATCTTAAAGCTAAATTGGGTGACAAGGTAAATCAAGAAGTTTCCATCGTCCGTTTCATGGCTGGGACTACACGCATTTATTATACGGATTCATTCTCTGGAGTGATTTTTGATCAATTAGGCTTCAAACGTGCAGAACAACAGAAGGAACTTTTCACTGCTGATAATAAACTTGGCAACCTTGCGATCGAGGTAGGCAAAGAGGTCATTCCTAAAATGGACGGAGATATCCTCTTCTACTTCACTTACGCTCCTGAAGGAGACAAACAAGCTCTTAGCACTGCAAAAGAGTGGACAAACGATCCGCTTTGGAAAAACCTTGATGCAGTCAAAAAAGGTAATGCCCACGAAGTAAGTGATGCAACATGGAATACAGCGGGTGGAGTCATTGCCGCTAATAAAATGTTGGACGATCTAGAAAAAATCATGCTAGAAAAGTAA
- a CDS encoding PDZ domain-containing protein has translation MTTDWLIACMMGLGKLFLHPLLYISIAYCLFIGYLRVKRERHDFNTKVYRISMEMRSLLPHGLIWGLILSCLTLASGMTIPLAAMFIMAGVTILAVLTMNRRVISPVYTVGITFFILFFLYDRNIKLPILQDAMNQLDRSIYPTLVILIGLLLIAEGFLMVGNGSKKVSPQLQVSKRGQPIGVYVSQRIWLVPMFIMIPGGHLPAPFEWYPVFSIGDMAISPIVLPFLIGFKQKVHGTLPEQAIRAHGKKVGALGVVITGMAIIGYWYPVLAVITAVLAMVGREFLHYSQKAMDERLPFYFSKSKLGVQILGVIPQSPADKMGLVKGEIISKINGVIVREEEELYRALQINRAHCKLEVIDNNEQIRFVQRALFDGEHYELGILFVDDQLKERGQAG, from the coding sequence TTGACAACGGATTGGCTGATTGCATGCATGATGGGATTAGGAAAGCTATTCCTTCATCCTTTGCTTTATATTTCGATTGCCTATTGTTTATTCATCGGCTATCTTCGCGTTAAACGGGAACGCCATGATTTTAATACGAAGGTCTACAGGATTTCCATGGAAATGCGGTCGTTGTTGCCTCATGGATTGATATGGGGGTTGATTCTTTCATGCTTAACGCTTGCATCAGGAATGACCATTCCATTGGCAGCGATGTTCATCATGGCCGGTGTAACGATTTTGGCTGTACTGACCATGAACAGGAGGGTCATCTCACCCGTATATACAGTGGGAATCACCTTCTTCATCCTTTTCTTTTTATATGATAGGAACATCAAGCTGCCGATATTGCAGGATGCCATGAATCAGCTCGATCGGTCCATCTATCCGACACTTGTTATCTTGATAGGGCTTTTGCTAATTGCTGAAGGATTTTTAATGGTTGGCAACGGCAGCAAAAAGGTCTCCCCACAGCTGCAGGTTTCAAAGAGGGGGCAGCCGATAGGTGTTTACGTTTCACAAAGGATCTGGCTAGTCCCGATGTTCATCATGATACCGGGAGGACATCTTCCGGCGCCCTTCGAATGGTATCCGGTTTTTTCGATCGGGGATATGGCGATATCGCCAATCGTGCTGCCATTTTTAATCGGTTTCAAGCAGAAAGTTCACGGAACGCTTCCAGAGCAGGCAATCAGGGCACATGGGAAAAAGGTCGGAGCTTTAGGAGTGGTGATTACAGGCATGGCCATCATTGGCTACTGGTACCCGGTACTGGCGGTCATAACGGCCGTATTGGCAATGGTTGGACGTGAATTCCTGCACTACTCCCAGAAGGCGATGGATGAAAGGCTTCCTTTTTATTTTTCAAAAAGCAAGCTCGGTGTCCAGATCTTAGGCGTCATCCCTCAGTCCCCTGCTGATAAAATGGGACTAGTCAAAGGCGAGATCATTTCGAAAATCAACGGGGTCATCGTCAGGGAAGAAGAAGAGCTATACAGGGCGCTCCAAATCAACAGAGCCCATTGCAAGCTCGAGGTCATCGATAATAATGAACAGATTCGATTCGTGCAAAGAGCGTTATTTGATGGCGAGCATTATGAATTGGGCATCCTGTTCGTTGACGATCAACTGAAGGAAAGAGGACAAGCGGGTTAA
- a CDS encoding S41 family peptidase, with the protein MVKKWVLPLAIIISLAIGAVGGIYWTNLPDKQETNPESPAVSKDKEWAKVEQAYGLIVSEYVEQVDGSRLVEGAIQGMLSSLKDPYSVYMDKETAKQFNETLDSSFEGIGTEIGMEDGKVIIVSPYKDSPAEKAGLKPKDQILKVNGESVEGLDLYETRLKIRGEKGSPVKMEVKRAGVSNPLEFKMVRAEIPLDTVFSSVKEVGGEQIGYIELTTFSENTAADFKKQMKQLEKKGIKGLVIDVRGNPGGLLSSVETILGEFITKEKPFLQIAERTGERQSFFTTLKKAKDYPIAVLTDKGSASASEILAGAMQEAGGYPLIGEKTFGKGTVQQAVPMGDGSKIKLTLYKWLTPSGNWIHKKGIEPTIKVKQPEYFNAHQLAVEGVFERDMNDEQIQYAQSILKGLGFETGREDGYYDWNTEIAVKAFQKQYDLKVTGKLDAKTAAHLESAILEKIQDEDNDIQLRTALNYLVK; encoded by the coding sequence ATGGTCAAAAAATGGGTTCTTCCGCTAGCCATCATCATATCACTAGCCATTGGAGCAGTGGGGGGCATATATTGGACAAACCTCCCGGATAAACAGGAAACAAACCCTGAAAGCCCAGCCGTATCCAAGGATAAGGAATGGGCAAAAGTGGAGCAAGCTTATGGCTTGATCGTCAGTGAGTATGTCGAGCAGGTGGATGGCTCCCGTTTGGTGGAAGGGGCGATCCAGGGCATGCTATCATCTTTGAAAGATCCTTATTCCGTTTATATGGACAAGGAGACCGCCAAGCAATTCAATGAAACCCTGGATTCCTCTTTCGAAGGGATAGGGACTGAAATCGGAATGGAAGATGGCAAGGTCATAATCGTTTCTCCTTACAAGGATTCGCCAGCCGAAAAGGCGGGCTTGAAGCCGAAAGACCAAATCCTTAAGGTGAATGGAGAGAGTGTCGAGGGCTTGGATCTGTATGAAACACGCCTGAAAATTCGGGGCGAAAAGGGCTCACCCGTCAAAATGGAAGTAAAGCGAGCGGGGGTTTCCAATCCGCTTGAGTTCAAAATGGTGCGTGCTGAAATACCGCTGGATACCGTATTTTCATCCGTTAAAGAAGTGGGCGGGGAACAGATTGGCTACATCGAGTTAACCACTTTCTCGGAAAATACGGCGGCAGATTTCAAAAAGCAGATGAAGCAGTTAGAAAAGAAAGGGATTAAAGGCTTGGTCATAGATGTACGCGGCAATCCAGGCGGCCTTCTTTCAAGTGTGGAAACGATTCTTGGAGAGTTCATTACAAAAGAAAAACCGTTTTTGCAAATAGCCGAACGAACGGGCGAAAGGCAATCGTTTTTTACAACCCTCAAGAAAGCGAAAGATTATCCCATTGCAGTCTTGACGGATAAAGGGAGCGCCTCTGCCTCGGAAATCCTAGCTGGAGCGATGCAGGAGGCGGGTGGCTATCCATTGATCGGGGAGAAGACCTTCGGGAAAGGGACCGTGCAGCAGGCTGTACCGATGGGGGATGGCAGTAAGATTAAACTCACACTGTATAAGTGGCTGACGCCTTCAGGGAACTGGATCCATAAAAAAGGGATCGAACCGACGATCAAGGTGAAGCAGCCGGAATACTTTAATGCCCATCAGCTTGCGGTCGAAGGGGTGTTCGAGCGCGACATGAACGATGAACAAATCCAATATGCCCAAAGCATTCTGAAGGGACTTGGGTTTGAAACGGGACGCGAAGACGGCTATTATGATTGGAATACGGAAATTGCCGTAAAAGCCTTTCAAAAGCAGTATGACCTGAAAGTGACAGGAAAGCTGGATGCGAAAACCGCAGCCCATTTGGAAAGTGCGATTCTGGAAAAAATCCAAGATGAAGACAATGATATTCAGTTAAGAACGGCTTTGAACTATCTCGTGAAATGA
- a CDS encoding peptidoglycan DD-metalloendopeptidase family protein: MKKNIIAMNASIMIGLGSLLAVPSVHAESISDLEKQKESIQEKRSGVESNISDTEKKIDNLQDKQMTAEEQIDAIEAKIAESTKKIDAKNAEITQTKDEIEALKKEIKVLKERIAKRNEVLKERALSFQETGGDVNYLEVLFGSSSFGDLVDRVGAVATIAEADRDILKQHELDKKDLEEKQNAVETKLASLEVAKAELLEIQKQQKQQKQEKDALVKQLKEQTKKHEDEKMGLEEEKANLSAQEKAIKSAISLEHQRLAELEAARKKAAAEAKKRAEQEAAQAAAKAAAKAASQASESKQQSSPAPSAKSSSAPAPSSHVSEVPAVSSGTFTRPSAGYVSSTMGERWNKQHAGIDIAASGTVPVVAAADGVVSRSYHSSTYGNVVFVTHSIGGQQWTTVYAHLRSRQVSEGAVVAKGQQVGIMGNTGHSFGQHLHFELHKGAWNYSKSNAVNPLNYIPN; the protein is encoded by the coding sequence TTGAAAAAAAATATCATTGCCATGAATGCTTCCATCATGATTGGTTTAGGAAGCCTTCTGGCAGTACCATCCGTTCATGCTGAGTCCATATCGGATCTGGAAAAGCAGAAAGAATCGATTCAGGAAAAACGTTCAGGTGTTGAATCGAACATTTCAGACACGGAGAAGAAAATCGATAACCTTCAGGATAAGCAAATGACTGCAGAAGAACAAATCGATGCAATCGAAGCGAAAATTGCAGAATCCACCAAAAAAATCGATGCTAAAAATGCTGAAATTACACAAACGAAAGACGAAATCGAAGCATTGAAAAAAGAGATTAAAGTGTTGAAGGAACGGATCGCCAAACGTAATGAAGTATTGAAGGAGAGGGCACTTTCTTTCCAGGAAACCGGCGGGGATGTCAACTACCTTGAAGTGCTATTCGGATCATCAAGTTTTGGAGATTTAGTGGACCGTGTCGGAGCTGTAGCAACGATCGCTGAGGCCGACCGGGATATTCTGAAGCAGCATGAACTTGATAAAAAAGATCTTGAAGAAAAACAAAATGCTGTTGAAACGAAGCTTGCTAGTTTGGAAGTGGCAAAAGCTGAACTATTGGAAATCCAAAAGCAGCAAAAACAGCAAAAGCAGGAAAAGGACGCTTTAGTCAAGCAACTGAAGGAACAAACTAAAAAGCATGAAGACGAGAAGATGGGCTTAGAGGAAGAAAAGGCGAACCTTTCCGCTCAGGAAAAAGCCATCAAATCAGCCATCAGCCTAGAACATCAACGTCTTGCGGAATTGGAAGCCGCCCGTAAAAAAGCGGCAGCCGAAGCAAAAAAACGTGCAGAGCAGGAAGCGGCACAAGCAGCTGCAAAAGCAGCTGCAAAAGCAGCATCACAAGCGTCGGAATCCAAGCAACAATCTTCTCCGGCACCTAGCGCAAAAAGCAGTTCAGCGCCAGCTCCTTCGTCCCATGTAAGTGAAGTCCCTGCGGTATCATCGGGTACATTCACAAGACCGAGTGCAGGATATGTATCTTCGACAATGGGTGAACGCTGGAATAAACAGCATGCCGGCATTGATATTGCTGCTAGTGGAACGGTTCCGGTTGTAGCGGCAGCCGACGGGGTCGTAAGCCGTTCTTACCACTCCAGTACATACGGAAACGTCGTCTTCGTTACCCATTCAATCGGCGGGCAGCAATGGACTACGGTTTATGCACATTTACGCTCTAGACAAGTAAGTGAGGGCGCTGTGGTTGCCAAAGGCCAACAAGTGGGCATCATGGGGAACACAGGCCATTCATTTGGACAGCATTTACACTTCGAGCTGCATAAAGGTGCATGGAATTATAGCAAATCGAATGCTGTCAATCCATTAAACTATATACCTAATTAA
- the ftsX gene encoding permease-like cell division protein FtsX encodes MKFRTLLRHFRESFKNIGRNGWMTFASVSAVTVTLTLVGVFLVLMMNLNHIAGNVEKDVEVRAHIDNAANQNDIKAIGKKITEMDGIESVIFSPKDEELTNLIDDLGDNGEAFKPFEQDNPLRDVYIIKTKSPQDVIKVAKKIEGFDYIQSVKYGQGYVEKLFSFVNIARNIGIVLIVGLLFTAMFLISNTIKITIVARRKEIEIMRLVGATNTFIRWPFFLEGLWLGILGAIVPIGLISVLYYNLYKYAAPQITFKFVELLPANPFIYQVSAILIVIGAVIGIWGSLMSVRKFLKV; translated from the coding sequence ATGAAATTTAGAACATTGCTCCGTCACTTCCGTGAAAGTTTTAAAAATATTGGCCGTAATGGATGGATGACGTTCGCTTCAGTAAGTGCAGTAACGGTAACTCTAACATTGGTAGGCGTCTTTTTAGTACTCATGATGAATTTGAATCATATCGCGGGAAATGTGGAGAAGGATGTCGAAGTTCGCGCACATATAGATAATGCAGCGAATCAAAACGATATAAAAGCAATCGGAAAAAAAATTACGGAGATGGATGGCATTGAATCAGTCATTTTCTCCCCAAAAGATGAAGAGCTTACGAATTTGATAGATGATCTAGGTGATAATGGCGAAGCTTTTAAACCATTTGAACAGGACAACCCGTTAAGGGACGTTTATATCATCAAAACGAAATCTCCGCAAGATGTCATCAAGGTGGCAAAAAAGATCGAAGGCTTTGATTATATCCAAAGCGTCAAATATGGCCAAGGATACGTCGAGAAGCTATTCAGCTTCGTGAATATTGCGAGAAACATAGGGATCGTCCTCATTGTAGGTTTACTATTCACTGCAATGTTCCTGATTTCAAATACGATCAAAATCACAATTGTAGCTAGAAGAAAAGAAATCGAGATCATGAGATTGGTAGGGGCAACGAACACATTCATTCGCTGGCCATTCTTCCTCGAGGGGCTTTGGCTGGGAATACTCGGCGCAATCGTGCCGATAGGCCTGATTTCCGTACTCTATTACAATCTTTATAAATATGCAGCACCGCAGATTACGTTCAAGTTCGTTGAGCTTCTTCCTGCAAACCCATTTATTTATCAAGTATCGGCAATCCTCATCGTGATAGGTGCCGTCATCGGGATATGGGGCAGCTTGATGTCCGTCAGGAAATTCTTGAAAGTATAA
- the ftsE gene encoding cell division ATP-binding protein FtsE gives MIEMIDVKKTYPNGVIAINGINVKIKPGEFVYVVGPSGAGKSTFIKMMYREEKPTSGNILVNGLSLPSIRNSKVPLFRRNIGMVFQDFKLLQTFTAYENVAFAMEVIEKEPEEIKKRVMEVLDLVGIKHKARMLPSELSGGEQQRVAIARSIVNDPKVVIADEPTGNLDPETSWEIMNIFEEINKRGTTLVMATHNRDIVNNIKRRVIAIESGKIVRDEHRGDYGYEI, from the coding sequence ATGATAGAAATGATAGATGTGAAAAAGACATACCCAAATGGCGTCATTGCCATTAATGGGATCAACGTAAAAATCAAGCCAGGCGAATTCGTATATGTGGTAGGACCCAGCGGTGCCGGTAAATCGACCTTCATCAAGATGATGTACAGGGAAGAAAAGCCGACTAGTGGTAATATCTTGGTCAATGGACTTAGCCTGCCAAGTATCCGCAATTCGAAAGTTCCTCTATTCCGCCGCAATATCGGTATGGTTTTCCAGGATTTTAAACTCCTTCAAACATTCACAGCATATGAAAATGTGGCATTTGCCATGGAAGTCATCGAAAAGGAACCGGAAGAGATCAAAAAGAGAGTCATGGAAGTCCTTGATCTGGTTGGCATCAAGCATAAAGCAAGAATGCTGCCTTCGGAATTATCTGGTGGGGAACAGCAAAGGGTAGCGATTGCCAGGTCGATCGTCAATGATCCCAAGGTGGTCATCGCGGATGAGCCTACAGGGAACCTTGATCCTGAAACATCGTGGGAAATCATGAACATATTTGAAGAAATTAATAAACGCGGAACGACACTAGTAATGGCCACCCATAATAGGGACATCGTCAACAATATCAAACGACGTGTCATTGCCATTGAAAGTGGAAAAATCGTTCGCGATGAACATCGAGGTGATTACGGATATGAAATTTAG
- the cccB gene encoding cytochrome c551: MKMKWAALVLGTSLVLAACGGNDDASDKQPADTDRGETTTAGAGDAAKIYENKCSSCHAVNLEGGVGPNLTKVGSKLTKADIEKVIANGQGAMPKGIIQGKEASLVAEWLAKHK; the protein is encoded by the coding sequence ATGAAAATGAAATGGGCAGCTTTAGTTTTGGGCACTTCTTTGGTATTGGCTGCATGTGGCGGGAACGATGATGCGTCAGATAAACAGCCGGCAGATACTGATCGTGGTGAAACGACAACGGCAGGTGCCGGTGATGCCGCCAAGATTTATGAAAACAAATGCTCGAGCTGCCATGCGGTGAATCTCGAAGGCGGCGTTGGACCGAATTTGACGAAAGTCGGCTCGAAGCTGACGAAGGCTGATATCGAAAAGGTCATTGCAAATGGGCAAGGTGCAATGCCAAAGGGTATCATCCAGGGAAAAGAAGCCAGCCTGGTCGCCGAATGGCTTGCAAAACATAAGTAA
- a CDS encoding YitT family protein, producing the protein MGKRYREPKPPLLQKLIEYGLVIVGSAIIAIGFNVFLLPNQVASGGVSGISTILRSTLGWEPAYVLWGFNIPLFIAGLIILGRHFGAKSLIGTLFLPLVVFLTKDWDAWTNDALLGSICGGLMVGLGLGIVFRGKGSTGGTDLAAQIFHKYTHMSLGICVAIIDGIIVLSAAIVFDIEKGLYALIALYVTSKTIDLVQVGLNRSKMALIITNNERDVRDAIIHELDRGVTGISGYGGYTDDTRPIMMCVIDQSEFTKLKQLVKLVDPKAFVIVTDASEVLGEGFKLE; encoded by the coding sequence ATGGGAAAAAGATACAGGGAGCCGAAGCCCCCTTTGCTGCAAAAGTTAATCGAATATGGATTGGTAATCGTGGGTTCGGCCATAATTGCCATCGGTTTTAATGTTTTCCTGCTGCCCAATCAAGTTGCATCGGGTGGGGTCAGCGGGATCAGTACGATCCTCCGGTCCACTCTCGGCTGGGAGCCAGCCTATGTGCTGTGGGGGTTCAATATTCCTTTATTCATTGCGGGACTTATCATCCTGGGAAGGCATTTCGGAGCCAAAAGCTTGATTGGGACATTGTTTTTGCCTTTAGTGGTATTTCTGACAAAAGATTGGGATGCGTGGACGAATGATGCCCTGCTTGGGTCCATTTGCGGCGGGTTGATGGTCGGTCTTGGACTAGGCATTGTCTTTCGTGGGAAAGGCTCGACAGGAGGCACTGACTTAGCTGCGCAGATTTTTCACAAGTACACCCATATGTCACTGGGGATCTGTGTTGCCATTATCGATGGCATCATCGTATTAAGTGCCGCGATCGTTTTTGATATTGAAAAAGGGCTTTATGCCTTGATTGCATTGTATGTGACAAGTAAAACGATCGATCTTGTCCAAGTAGGGCTGAATCGATCCAAGATGGCCCTGATCATCACAAATAATGAACGTGATGTAAGGGACGCTATCATACATGAACTGGATCGCGGGGTAACCGGGATATCCGGTTATGGCGGGTATACGGACGACACCCGTCCAATCATGATGTGTGTAATAGACCAGTCCGAATTCACCAAATTGAAACAATTGGTGAAACTCGTTGACCCTAAAGCGTTTGTAATCGTCACGGACGCATCGGAAGTGCTGGGGGAGGGTTTTAAACTGGAATGA